Within Selenomonadales bacterium, the genomic segment GCATCTTCTTGAGCTGCGATACCGTATCCGCCTCCGACAATTCTCCCGATCGAAACTTATTCAATATATCTGAAATACGCTGTTCGTCCATAATGTTATCTCCTCACTGCGTATAAATCTTGCTACGCCATTCCTATATATAATATTGCACATTCCTGCCGGAAATCCTGTTCGACAAGTATACCGATTCAAAAACAACGGGCAGGAATATTCTTATTGTAACTGAGTTTTCTTTTCTGTTGCAGACCGAAGCATCTCTTCTGCATGACGAAGCGACAGTTCCGTAACAGAGCCTGCCGTAAGACGCGCCAACTCTTCTATGCGCCCGTCTTCATCAAGGCATCTGACACGACTGATCGTTTCTTCCGATTCTTCTTGTTTCTCTACATAGAGATGCCTATCGGCATAGCACGCAATCTGCGGCAAATGCGTAATACAGAGAACCTGCTTACGCGCCGCAATAACGGCTATCCGTTCAGCAACCATCTGGGCTGTTTGTCCACCAATGCCGCTGTCGATCTCGTCAAGCACCATCGTTTCGACATCTTCTTGCCAACTGCCGATCGCCTTGAGCGCGATAGCGAAACGCGATATCTCCCCGCCCGAGGCAACCTTCTGTATCGGTTGCGGACTTTGTCCCAAATTCGACGAGAACAATATCGTCACTTGATTATTCCCCATCGAAGTATATGTATCTGTCTGCCCAACTTCAAACACAACACACGCACTCGTCATACCGAGCTGCTTTAAATGATACGCGATTTTTTCGGCAAGTTCTTCTCCGCTCTGTCTGCGAAGTGCAGTAAGAGCATCTGCCTTTTTCGCCATTTCCCGGCGAGCAAGACTCTCTTTTTTCTGCCATTCGGCAATACGCTCTTCGCGATGAAGTATCTCTTCTGCCTCTGCTTCGGCACGCTTACAATATGCCAAAACATCTTCTATCGTCGGCCCATATTTTTTGCGCAGTTTATACAGAACATCTTTACGTCGCTGCATCTGATCCATGCGACCTGCATCATACGATAAATTCTGTCCGTAATCGGTTACATCACGCGCACACTCTTCCAGCTGACAGACAGCTTCGCACACGACCGATACGTGTTCCGCGAATCGTTCTTCAAAACGACAGACCGATTCCAATTCTTTTTGTATCTCACTCAGTTGTGCCAAGGCACCGCTTTCTTGACGACTGCTCCCGTAGAATAAACGATAACACTCACGAAGCGATTCGGTGATCTTCTCCGAATTCGACATCAGCTTGATCTCTTGATCGAGCGCAACTTCTTCGCCTTCTTTCA encodes:
- the recN gene encoding DNA repair protein RecN, with product RDGLNVLSGETGAGKSILIDALGLVLGGRASVESIRRGADGFRIEAVFEINDGHPLQAVLEEAGIEAEEDGSLIVSRRYTTAGKNTITVNGCHVTLKTLKQLAAHLVDMHGQHENQSLLRPSVQLALLDRYDKASAKLLSEYQVSYDSWKHAAAELARLTDSEDEQSQRLDMLRWQIDEIAGAQLKEGEEVALDQEIKLMSNSEKITESLRECYRLFYGSSRQESGALAQLSEIQKELESVCRFEERFAEHVSVVCEAVCQLEECARDVTDYGQNLSYDAGRMDQMQRRKDVLYKLRKKYGPTIEDVLAYCKRAEAEAEEILHREERIAEWQKKESLARREMAKKADALTALRRQSGEELAEKIAYHLKQLGMTSACVVFEVGQTDTYTSMGNNQVTILFSSNLGQSPQPIQKVASGGEISRFAIALKAIGSWQEDVETMVLDEIDSGIGGQTAQMVAERIAVIAARKQVLCITHLPQIACYADRHLYVEKQEESEETISRVRCLDEDGRIEELARLTAGSVTELSLRHAEEMLRSATEKKTQLQ